From the genome of Clarias gariepinus isolate MV-2021 ecotype Netherlands chromosome 28, CGAR_prim_01v2, whole genome shotgun sequence, one region includes:
- the desi1a gene encoding desumoylating isopeptidase 1a — MDKSSTAFPVQLYIYDLSKGMARQLSPIMLGKQLDGIWHTSLVVYGEEFFYGGVGISSCPPSGTMLGPPDKVVELGNTEVNEEIFMDYLSSLGETTYRGERYRLFEHNCNTFSNEVAQFLTGRKIPSYITDLPSEVLSTPFGQVLRPILDSIHIAPPGGSVINSQNNHS, encoded by the exons ATGGATAAAAGCAGCACAGCGTTCCCAGTCCAGCTGTATATTTACGACCTGTCCAAGGGAATGGCGCGCCAGCTCAGTCCCATAATGCTCG GGAAGCAGCTTGATGGAATTTG gcaCACATCCCTCGTGGTGTACGGAGAAGAGTTCTTCTACGGTGGTGTCGGGATCTCCAGCTGCCCTCCG agcGGGACGATGCTGGGGCCGCCTGATAaggtggtggagctggggaaCACTGAGGTAAACGAGGAGATCTTCATGGACTACCTGTCGTCGCTTGGAGAAACTACCTacag aggtgaGAGATACAGGCTGTTTGAGCACAACTGCAACACCTTCTCCAACGAAGTGGCCCAGTTTCTAACAGGACGGAAAATTCCTTCCTACATCACGGACCTTCCGTCTGAAGTGCTATCCAC gcCGTTCGGTCAGGTCCTGAGGCCGATCCTGGACTCCATCCACATTGCGCCCCCTGGTGGAAGTGTTATTAACAGCCAAAATAATCACAGCTAA
- the LOC128515978 gene encoding cathepsin D-like, which translates to MKNLGLSVGLMLFIMSSDAVIRIPLRRMTSVRRTLVDNALAKGRLKPRAEAWSEDAAQFPVEKLSNFMDAQYFGVISIGTPPQNFTVLFDTGSSNLWVPSIHCSFFDLACWLHHRYDSGKSSTYVKNGTKFAIQYGRGSLKGYFSQDTVTLAGLNITDQMFGEAVTQPGVVFAMARFDGVLGMGYPILSVGGVLPVFDSIMAAKLLPQNIFSFYINRDPKAEIGGELMLGGFDQQYFDGDLFYLNVTRKAYWQIEMDAVKVGGTLTLCKDGCQAIVDTGTSMITGPVQEIRALNKAIGAIPLIMGEYWIDCKKTPSLPVVSFTMGGKTFNLTGEDYIFKSTKFGVTICLSGFMAMDIPPPAGPLWILGDIFIGRFYTVFDRDNDRVGFALAK; encoded by the exons ATGAAGAATCTCGGGCTGAGTGTGGGATTAATGCTGTTTATTATGAGCAGCGACGCCGTAATCag GATTCCCCTGCGGCGGATGACCTCTGTACGGCGCACACTCGTCGACAACGCGCTTGCCAAGGGCCGACTGAAACCTCGCGCTGAGGCGTGGAGCGAGGACGCCGCTCAGTTTCCTGTTGAGAAACTCTCAAACTTCATGGAC GCTCAGTATTTTGGAGTGATCAGCATCGGGACTCCACCGCAGAACTTTACCGTCCTATTTGACACTGGATCCTCCAACCTCTGGGTTCCCTCCATCCACTGCTCCTTCTTCGACCTGGCCTGCT ggCTCCACCACCGTTATGACTCTGGGAAGTCGAGTACCTACGTAAAGAACGGTACTAAGTTCGCCATCCAATACGGCAGAGGAAGTCTGAAAGGTTACTTCAGTCAGGACACTGTCACT cTGGCGGGTCTGAATATAACGGACCAGATGTTTGGTGAAGCGGTGACGCAGCCAGGCGTGGTGTTTGCCATGGCCCGGTTCGACGGCGTGCTTGGCATGGGGTATCCCATCCTGTCAGTGGGAGGAGTCCTCCCTGTGTTCGACTCTATCATGGCTGCCAAACTCCTGCCGCAGAACATCTTTTCCTTCTACATCAACAG ggacCCTAAAGCAGAGATTGGTGGAGAGCTGATGCTGGGTGGTTTTGATCAGCAGTATTTTGATGGAGATCTTTTTTACCTGAACGTCACCCGTAAAGCATACTGGCAGATCGAGATGGACGC AGTGAAGGTGGGAGGCACACTGACACTGTGTAAGGATGGTTGCCAGGCAATTGTTGACACGGGAACGTCCATGATCACAGGGCCAGTGCAGGAGATTCGAGCTCTGAACAAAGCCATTGGAGCCATCCCTCTGATCATGGGGGAA TACTGGATTGACTGCAAAAAGACTCCTTCACTGCCGGTGGTGTCCTTTACTATGGGAGGGAAAACCTTCAACCTGACTGGAGAGGACTACATCTTCAAG TCGACTAAGTTCGGTGTGACTATTTGTTTGTCTGGCTTCATGGCAATGGACATACCTCCCCCTGCTGGCCCTCTGTGGATCCTTGGAGATATTTTTATTGGCCGTTTCTATACCGTCTTTGACCGAGACAACGACCGAGTTGGATTCGCTCTGGCCAAGTGA
- the LOC128516017 gene encoding cathepsin D-like, whose product MTVGALRIHQPQGSSSTSTSDYSLEEKTHLSISAVWSDPEAEIAGELILGGVDQQYFEGDLHYLNVTCIAYWQIRMDTHL is encoded by the exons atgactgttgg TGCCCTCAGGATACATCAGCCTCAGGGTTCATCAAGCACCAGTACCTCAGACTACAGCCTAGAGGAAAAGACGCATCTCAGCATCTCAGCTGTCTGGAG tgACCCTGAAGCAGAGATTGCAGGGGAGCTGATTCTAGGTGGTGTTGATCAGCAGTACTTTGAAGGAGATCTTCATTACCTGAACGTCACCTGTATAGCGTACTGGCAGATTAGGATGGACAC CCACCTTTGA
- the mief1 gene encoding mitochondrial dynamics protein MID51 has translation MAGVNGDRKGKKDDNGLGSAIDFVLSNAKLVLGVGGAAMLGIATLAVKRMYDRALSAPSSPTKPSHSGKRSWEEPSWLGSSPRTLNHEMKHNVSRSLQTLPTSSSSFQTDFPRRTAGRPGSSKSRSSSKAALQRGRMRLSLQEHLWAFYHERANISPDEQQAARHAALDIRAELQAFIHTKVPDMPLRDMYLSGSLYHDLQVVSADHAQLMVPLILEKSLWSFIPGEETIMNVPGFWLVRRENLEYFPRGSSYWDRCLIGGYLSPKSVLEVFEKLVTGCMNWPAIGSALGYVVLPAVPSQTEALTLSLEVQYDSELRLHVDFLPLLVSEDGVSLVAKPHRERENLWRQSFWSAETTKLLALDRDDNGCRCVCLKIAKAICKLNPSLAPLNAGHLANAVLLLSESEHDWSRGALAERFTQLIRTLVGHLEAGTLPCIFDHKVNLLCELTPREVDELGYTLYCSLSDPESLLRTV, from the exons ATGGCGGGAGTGAACGGAGAtcggaaaggaaagaaagacgaCAACGGACTCGGATCGGCCATCGACTTCGTGCTGTCCAACGCCAAGCTGGTGCTGGGGGTCGGGGGAGCCGCCATGCTAGGCATCGCTACACTCGCTGTCAAGAGA ATGTACGACCGAGCCCTTAGCGCTCCCTCCAGCCCTACGAAACCCAGCCATTCAGGAAAGAGGAGCTGGGAGGAGCCGAGCTGGCTGGGGTCATCGCCACGGACGTTGAACCACGAAATGAAGCACAACGTCAGTCGCTCGCTGCAGACGCTACCCACGTCCTCCAGCTCGTTTCAGACTG ATTTTCCCCGAAGGACAGCCGGGCGTCCCGGCAGCAGCAAGAGCAGGAGCAGTAGTAAAGCGGCGCTGCAGCGGGGGCGGATGCGTCTGTCCCTGCAGGAGCACCTGTGGGCATTTTATCACGAGCGTGCGAACATCTCACCCGACGAACAACAGGCAGCTCGACATGCCGCCCTCGACATCCGAGCAGAACTACAAGCTTTCATCCACACCAAAGTGCCAGACATGCCGCTCCGGGACATGTACCTTAGCGGCAGCCTCTACCACGACCTGCAG GTGGTGTCGGCAGACCACGCTCAGCTGATGGTTCCTCTGATCCTGGAGAAGAGTCTGTGGTCGTTCATTCCCGGTGAGGAGACCATCATGAACGTTCCGGGGTTCTGGCTCGTGCGTCGTGAGAATCTGGAGTACTTCCCCCGCGGCTCTAGCTACTGGGACCGCTGCCTAATCGGCGGCTACCTCTCGCCCAAGAGCGTGCTGGAGGTGTTTGAGAAGCTGGTGACCGGGTGTATGAACTGGCCGGCCATCGGCAGCGCGCTGGGCTACGTGGTCCTTCCGGCCGTCCCGTCACAAACGGAGGCACTCACGCTTTCTCTGGAGGTGCAATACGACTCCGAGCTCCGTCTCCACGTCGACTTTCTGCCTCTGCTCGTCTCGGAGGACGGCGTGTCTCTCGTCGCCAAACCACACCGCGAGCGAGAGAACCTCTGGAGGCAGAGTTTTTGGTCGGCGGAAACGACGAAGCTGCTGGCACTGGATCGAGACGATAACGGATGCCGCTGCGTTTGCCTGAAAATCGCCAAAGCCATTTGCAAACTGAACCCGTCGCTGGCGCCACTGAACGCCGGCCACCTCGCCAACGCCGTGCTCCTGCTGAGCGAGAGCGAGCACGACTGGAGCCGCGGGGCGCTGGCCGAGCGTTTCACACAGCTCATCCGTACTTTAGTGGGACACCTAGAGGCTGGGACGCTGCCCTGCATCTTCGACCACAAAGTCAACCTGCTGTGTGAGCTCACGCCGAGAGAGGTTGATGAACTCGGGTACACGCTGTACTGTTCGCTCTCAGACCCTGAGAGTCTGCTCAGGactgtgtaa
- the LOC128516018 gene encoding MIEF1 upstream open reading frame protein-like, with the protein MGGWSRGAVLELYRALLRAGRHLQYTDRNYYRRVIAREFRRCQTLSEPKAKEEALKRGQFFLNSRLGGLV; encoded by the coding sequence ATGGGCGGCTGGTCCCGCGGTGCCGTGCTGGAGCTTTATCGAGCGCTGCTCCGTGCGGGGCGCCACCTCCAGTACACCGACCGCAACTACTACAGGCGCGTCATCGCCCGCGAGTTCAGACGCTGCCAGACACTTAGCGAACCCAAGGCCAAAGAGGAGGCGCTGAAAAGGGGACAGTTCTTCCTCAACAGCCGTCTGGGAGGACTAGTCTAG
- the si:ch211-256m1.8 gene encoding uncharacterized protein si:ch211-256m1.8 → MVVFKDGVSGMLFEHSALDGMVAGLVVGCVWKLSESITIEHMNTSDHTVSYPKPLRFSLGDIKLLDQPGYTLLGARNPIVTFEVSSYPDVFTTLRSHRGIYDAWMSFALQLSLRQTLGESADRYIMVTPTHMRHYKQGRCDPTYSVTMLSRQLVTALESCIGQDDVPCHTNELFQQFHLAFMEHKKCIKATKNGSGVGPHLSVLRNGLSQDNPLKKFLDLFGCPSIYLTGSDLIEGVECAVGNVYASDQLAVTYLGKQDKVRLVLNAKGTFAGILGKLKQCLELNIKLVMFLALKYAIAGQMGAIECLLGTEKKSNNIDSTHLEKSDFTLVIHGGAGEEMMLSNRVVEVIEFALHAALTLGAQVLCHGGSSLDAVQRSVTALEDCFLFNAGKGSVYNQKGQHEMEATIIDGHKKTSGSVACLQHVKNPVKAARHVMDGSDHALITGDGAQEFLMGLAGDEKPMKQDYFHTDIRYKEFVMKLSENANSHPQTVGAVALDCWGKLAAATSTGGLVGKWKGRIGDTAIVGAGIYADDKLAVTCSGDGDAFLCQTVAHKVASLFNIKGYSLRQACREVIHEVLDSKCAGIIAVDHKGEAVVETNAGVMFVASMKSGVARAEVFRPMLNFANVTWETDELVAYLHSDPWTPGTTILTRKALNGPNSIFQLTVPDYVTMLLGAQTVANLLCEKLEVYRCGLVFRPQPDKPAHIKILPLYGLESNWKAYLAREEEFNVHDPGYCSSKTGPRCVDAFLDQVLAKIRSRLPTPNAYYDFHGEPSHCGLFSRIVRGEEQHWRVWEDNQHVAFLTPFPNTPGLTVLVPRRPLTSDIFCLDKSDYTALILAAKQVAQLLQEGMGARGVALIFEGLEINHAHVKLIPILTKPGKMPSSVPPQFCRIYPGYVTSVDGPPASADALKEIHSKITKTTPPRTWETPQSHSILAIKSQWYRNLFQIQNTLFHSTVEYFSNKCKYSYALTPITTDTISSPLGLGSDSEPVFVNMLGQDVYLADSMQFVLEYFLRFQEGLPGTYYVSPSFRGEDPDATHLNQFYHVECELLGDMDAAISIAEGYVVHLTQTMLKKHSKIILSTAGTLAHAQDLMKKMKKPLPRVTLEQAIPIMPSSDCIEWVQEGQPHFGRKLTRKGEMVLIEKYGGAVWLTEMDHLSVPFYQAYVENSNETKAKAADLILGLGETVGLGERHSTPEMVQEALRHHAVPEESYKWYINMRKVIPLSTSGWGMGTERYMCWLLQHNDVRDMQIIPRMKAKKYLP, encoded by the coding sequence ATGGTGGTCTTCAAAGATGGTGTAAGTGGCATGCTGTTTGAACACAGTGCCCTGGATGGCATGGTGGCTGGCCTTGTGGTTGGATGTGTATGGAAACTTTCAGAGTCCATAACTATAGAGCATATGAATACATCAGATCATACTGTTTCCTACCCGAAACCTCTTCGGTTCTCACTAGGAGATATTAAACTGTTAGATCAACCTGGTTACACCCTTTTAGGAGCACGTAACCCCATTGTAACCTTTGAAGTTTCATCTTACCCTGATGTTTTCACCACTCTAAGGAGTCACAGAGGTATATATGATGCATGGATGAGTTTTGCATTGCAGCTCTCTCTAAGGCAAACTCTTGGAGAATCAGCTGATAGATATATCATGGTCACCCCTACTCATATGCGACACTACAAACAAGGTCGGTGTGATCCCACATATTCAGTCACGATGCTGTCTCGTCAGCTAGTAACAGCCCTAGAGTCCTGCATTGGCCAGGATGATGTCCCATGCCACACTAATGAGCTCTTCCAACAATTCCATTTAGCTTTCATGGAGCACAAAAAATGCATCAAAGCTACCAAAAATGGCAGTGGTGTAGGGCCCCATTTATCTGTTTTACGTAATGGCCTGTCCCAGGACAACCCACTCAAGAAATTTCTTGATCTTTTTGGATGCCCCTCTATCTACCTGACTGGATCAGATTTGATAGAAGGTGTTGAATGTGCTGTTGGCAATGTCTATGCATCTGACCAGCTAGCTGTTACTTACCTTGGCAAGCAGGACAAGGTCCGTCTTGTGCTGAATGCAAAAGGAACATTTGCTGGTATCTTAGGAAAACTCAAACAGTGCCTTGAACTAAACATAAAGCTGGTAATGTTTCTGGCCCTAAAGTATGCAATTGCTGGTCAGATGGGAGCCATTGAATGCCTTCTTGGAACAGAgaaaaaatcaaacaacatTGATTCTACCCACTTGGAAAAGTCAGATTTCACCCTGGTAATTCATGGTGGAGCAGGGGAGGAAATGATGTTGAGCAATAGGGTGGTTGAAGTTATTGAATTTGCCCTTCATGCAGCACTCACACTGGGAGCGCAAGTGCTATGCCATGGAGGCAGCAGTCTGGATGCAGTGCAGCGAAGTGTCACTGCTTTAGAAgactgctttttatttaatgctggcaAGGGGTCTGTGTACAACCAAAAAGGCCAGCATGAGATGGAGGCTACCATTATAGACGGACACAAAAAGACCTCTGGATCAGTGGCTTGCCTGCAGCATGTAAAGAACCCAGTAAAAGCAGCCCGTCATGTCATGGATGGGAGTGACCATGCATTAATAACAGGAGATGGCGCTCAGGAGTTTTTGATGGGTCTTGCAGGTGACGAGAAGCCAATGAAGCAAGATTACTTTCACACTGACATCAGATACAAAGAATTTGTAATGAAACTGAGTGAAAATGCAAACAGCCATCCTCAAACTGTAGGTGCAGTTGCTTTGGATTGTTGGGGCAAGCTAGCAGCAGCCACATCCACAGGGGGATTAGTGGGCAAGTGGAAAGGAAGAATTGGAGACACAGCCATTGTCGGTGCTGGAATATATGCTGATGATAAACTGGCTGTGACGTGCTCTGGTGATGGTGATGCATTCTTATGTCAGACAGTTGCTCATAAGGTAGCTAGTCTCTTTAACATCAAAGGATACAGTCTAAGACAAGCCTGTCGAGAGGTGATTCATGAGGTTCTAGATTCAAAATGTGCCGGTATCATTGCTGTTGACCACAAAGGTGAAGCTGTAGTTGAAACAAATGCTGGAGTAATGTTTGTTGCATCAATGAAAAGTGGTGTTGCTCGAGCTGAAGTCTTCAGACCCATGCTGAACTTTGCAAATGTGACTTGGGAAACTGATGAACTAGTAGCTTATTTGCATTCTGACCCATGGACCCCAGGAACAACTATTCTCACTCGAAAGGCCTTAAATGGACCAAACAGCATTTTTCAGTTAACAGTGCCAGACTATGTAACAATGCTATTGGGCGCACAAACAGTTGCTAACTTACTTTGTGAAAAACTAGAAGTGTATCGCTGTGGTCTTGTGTTTAGACCGCAACCAGACAAGCCTGCTCATATCAAAATCCTGCCTCTATATGGTTTAGAATCCAACTGGAAGGCTTATCTTGCCAGGGAAGAGGAATTCAATGTACATGACCCTGGCTATTGCAGTTCAAAGACTGGCCCACGTTGTGTGGATGCGTTCCTTGACCAAGTCCTTGCAAAGATCAGGTCTCGGCTCCCAACACCCAATGCTTACTATGATTTCCATGGAGAGCCATCTCACTGTGGACTGTTTTCACGCATTGTGAGAGGAGAGGAGCAACACTGGCGTGTCTGGGAAGATAATCAACATGTGGCCTTTCTTACCCCATTCCCCAATACACCAGGCTTGACTGTTCTGGTGCCAAGACGACCACTGACTAGTGACATCTTCTGTCTAGACAAGAGTGACTACACAGCCCTTATCTTGGCTGCAAAGCAAGTAGCTCAACTTTTACAAGAGGGAATGGGTGCTAGAGGTGTGGCGCTCATATTTGAGGGTTTAGAAATTAATCATGCACATGTCAAGTTAATTCCAATTCTCACAAAGCCAGGTAAAATGCCTTCTTCTGTGCCTCCTCAGTTCTGTCGAATCTATCCTGGATATGTCACTTCTGTTGATGGCCCTCCAGCAAGTGCTGATGCTTTGAAAGAGATCCACAGCAAAATCACAAAGACAACCCCACCTCGCACTTGGGAAACACCTCAAAGCCACTCCATATTAGCCATCAAGAGCCAATGGTACCGCAATCTTTTTCAGATCCAAAACACTCTATTTCACAGCACAGTTGAATACTTCAGTAACAAATGTAAGTACTCATATGCTCTGACACCAATTACAACCGACACCATTTCGTCACCACTGGGCCTAGGATCTGACTCTGAGCCTGTTTTTGTCAACATGCTAGGCCAGGACGTGTACTTGGCCGACTCCATGCAATTTGTGCTAGAATACTTCTTACGATTTCAAGAAGGGCTTCCAGGGACATACTATGTCTCCCCCAGTTTTCGAGGGGAGGACCCTGATGCTACTCATCTGAATCAGTTCTACCATGTTGAGTGTGAGCTGCTTGGTGACATGGATGCTGCTATTTCCATAGCAGAAGGTTATGTGGTCCACCTGACACAGACAATGCTAAAAAAACACTCAAAGATCATTTTAAGTACAGCAGGCACGCTGGCTCATGCACAGGATCTCatgaaaaagatgaagaaaCCTCTCCCAAGAGTGACTCTAGAGCAAGCCATTCCAATAATGCCTTCCTCTGACTGTATTGAATGGGTTCAAGAGGGACAGCCTCACTTTGGTAGAAAGCTCACTCGAAAAGGAGAAATGGTCTTGATCGAAAAGTATGGTGGTGCTGTTTGGTTGACAGAAATGGATCACCTTAGTGTGCCTTTCTACCAAGCTTATGTTGAAAATTCAAATGAAACCAAAGCAAAAGCAGCTGATTTGATCTTGGGGTTAGGTGAGACAGTAGGGCTTGGGGAACGACATTCCACCCCTGAAATGGTACAAGAAGCTCTACGCCACCATGCTGTGCCAGAAGAATCTTACAAATGGTACATTAACATGAGAAAAGTCATACCTTTGTCTACAAGTGGCTGGGGTATGGGTACAGAAAGATACATGTGTTGGCTGCTACAGCACAATGATGTTAGAGACATGCAGATCATCCCCAGAATGAAAGCCAAGAAATACCTACCttaa